Genomic window (Candidatus Babeliales bacterium):
TCGAGCAAAAATATTAGCAATAAGCGGTAAAAAATCTCAATTACATTGATTCTTTATTTTTTGCTACACATTGCTTTTAGAATATGCTATGCCTGAGATAATAAAAAGATGTCAAAGTAAAAAAGGAGTTTTACGTTATGATGATGGTTAATGAAAATAAATTAAATATGATATGGACCGTTTCAAAATATGTTTATGGACTTGTTCCAATATTAATAGGTGTTGATAAATTCTTTTTCTTAATCGTTAATTGGAATATATATGTTAGCTCTTTTGCTGCATCAATTATTCCTATTACTTATCTTGTCCCCGCTGTTGGTATAATCGAAATTATAGCTGGATTACTTATACTTACTAAACTACCTCGTTATGGCGCTTATATTGTTGCTGCATGGATTATGGTTATTATCATAAATTTATGGATGATTCCCAATATGTACGACATAATTTTACGTGATATCGCTATTGCATTTGGTTATATCATGTTTGGTCAACTAACCGAATTAAAAGAAACTGCAAACATACAATAAAAAACTATTAATACATTTTGTAAAAACTAGTTATAAAGAAGATATTTGATTGAGTTTGTTCTAGTTCATTACGCTATTTTTGTTAATTTTTCATACTCAAAAACTTCTGGTAATTCAGATGACATTTGCTCTGCTTATGCGGGATTGAGGTATGCAAAAAACCTCAATAGGGTAATCGAGTGTATATAATTGAAAATTAGAATTATAGATAGAAATTATTAAATAATCTATCTGAAACATTAATGCAAAAATCGGGGTTGCGTTTGCTGTATTATATGCAAATAATTTTTAATTGCGTATCGTGCATAATGTTGCAACAAGATCATTGCGTGGAATAGATGTTTCAACTCCCGTTACCATATTTTTAACAGCAACAGTACAGTTTTGCTCTTCAATTTCACCAATGATAAGAGCATAAGCTGCTCCAGATTTATTTACTTTACGCATCATACTTTTCATAGAACCTTCAAATAAAACATCAATGCATAGGTTATGCGCATGTAATTGATGAGCAAGTAACAATGCTGATGTATGTTGCGCGGGCGATATGGGAATGATTATATGCAAAACCGGCGGTTGTGGAATGTCGAGATTATCACGGACTGGTTCAAGGAGTAACATAAGTCGTTCAATACCAAATGCAGCACCAATAGCAGGTTTATCCTGACTGCCGCCGAGTTGTTTAACGAGTTGATTATAACGCCCACCGCCGCAAAAGGTATCTTGTCCGCCAATGTTTTTACTAACGAATTCAAATACTGTTTTATTATAATAATCAAGGCCACGCACTAATGTTGGTTGATATGTATAAGAAATAGACAATGCACATAATTGCTTTTGTAATTCTTGCCATTCTTGTATGCAACAATTACACATAGCATCAGCAATATAAGGAGCTGTACGATATATTTCTTGGCATGTAGAATTTTTACAATCAAAAATGCGCATGATATTGCGCTCTTTTCTTTCTTTACATTGCTCGCATATGTTTTCTTCAATAGTGCTTTTATCCATAAAATTTTTTAGTATAATAAGGTAGTTTTCACGATCTTGTGCACAACCTAAAAAGTTAATAATAAGTGCGTAATCATTTATTTTTAAAATTTCATGAAAAAAACAATCTAACATGGCAATAAATTGCACATCTTCTGAAATTGCCCCTGATCCAATTATTTCCATAGTAACTTGATGAAACTGTCGAAATCTCCCTTTTTGTGGTCGCTCATACCGAAACATAGGTCCATATGAAAATACTTTCCAGGGAGTTATATCAATATGATGTTCATTAAAAGCTCTAACAGTTGGTGCAGTTCCTTCTGGACGCAAACAGATACGATCTTCGCTATTTTTATGACGTGATTCTATCAAAAACATTTCTTTAGAAACCACATCAGTTTCAAGACCCAATGATCGATGAAATAAATCAACTGATTCTAAAATTGGCGTTTGAATTTCAGTAAAATGGTAATTAATAAGATGTTTTTTTACCGTATCAATAATGAAGTTGAATAAGGTACAATCTATAAAATCTTGAGTACCTTTGATGCGTGGAATCATAATAATCCTTTTGTAAATACTTTATTATATACTACTTTATTTACCGTTTTACATCAATGCACTACGAATTATCTGACAAATAAGGTTATCTATAGAATTAAATTGATTAAAAACCCTTTGTAGCCTATTTGACATAAATTCTATTTGGGGGCATTCTTGTATCTAATATCTAAGAAGATATCGTATTCAATAAATAATAGTAAGGATTAACTCATGACTACCAAGCAAATATCATTTTTTTCTTTTGTATTAGTTGCTATTATATTCTGCAATGAAATATTAACAAACAACAATATTACAGAAAATACAGAAGATATGGATTTAATTCTAAAAAGCATAGAAGAGGAATACCGAAAAGCCGAGGAAAAAAACTTTAATCTTGAGAAAGCATTACGAAGAAAAAAGAAAGAACTTAATGGTTATCAAATAGAAAATAATTATAAAAACTTATACAATAAATATATTCTTTGTCTTGATAAAAAAATTGAGGAACGCCAATCGTTACATTTTTGGCAATCCTTTACAGATGACTGTAAAGATACAAAAAAAGCTTGTGACGACGCTCAAAAAATATATAACGAGTATATTAAATCTATTAAGATAGATGAGAGTAAAATAAAAAAGATATGGATATTGCTAAGTGATATTAGAGAGGCTACTCGTTTTAATGATATTGATTCGTTAAAAGATATAGAACAAGAACTACGTGAGTATAATTCCTCTCATTAAACTTCTTATAAAAAACAGAATTAACGGAGCAAGATCTTATAAAATAATGTAAGATCTTGCTCATTTATTTTTCTCAACAATTGATTCTTAATATATTTCCCAATTAAGCTACGAGTAAATTGGGAAGCATATGAAAAAAAATTATTTTATTAGTTTCTTTATAGCTGTGCATATTTTATTTATCTTTTTACAGGTACATAAACACACTCTATTTATAAAAAATAGCTATAATCACCAACAATGCGAAAAACAGATAACCTTACTTACTGAAAAACAGCAAACCTTAACGCAGGAATTATACGTATTAAAAGATCGTGAAAGTATTAAAAAATATGCTCAAAATAAACTTAAAATGCACCCTTATGTACTTAGTCAAGTAAAAAAATTATGAACGGGTAATGATACAAAATTTTAAAGCTCGCTCAACAGTTATCTTTTTTCTCTTTATACTAGCATACCTATTGATTAGTATTAATTTATATGTCATTCAAATAAAACATCATGATTATTATAAAAAACTTGCTAAACAACAGTATCATGTTACCATTACCCAAACACCTCCGCGAGGAGTAATTTATGACAGAACTGGTCGTAATTATCTTGCAATGAATAAAGATTACCTTGCTGCTTTCATCCTACCAACTCAATTAACCAATAAACAAAAAACGCTGCATTTTTTAGATACACATTTCCCTTGTGCAATGAAACGATTTGAACATAATAAAAATAAATCATTTATGTTTATCAAGCGTAGGCTGTCCTTACAAGAAATTGAAATAATAACAACGGAGAATAATCCTGATATTTTTCTACTTTCAGAAGCAGGACGCTATTATCCTTTGCCATCAGCAAGTCCTATGATTGGATTAACTAATGTTGATAATAAGGGATTACTTGGTATTGAACTTTTATACGATAGTATGCTTGCGGGTAAACCAACTACCTGTCACTTGGAAAAAGATGCGCGCTCTGGATATTTTTATTTTAAAAAAGAAACAACGGTGCAGGGAAATGATAGCAATCCATTGCAACTTACTATTGATGCAGATTTGCAATTTTTAGCACAAGAAGCAGTAGAAGCAACAGTGGAAAAATTTAATGCTAAGGAAGCAGCAGTTCTTATCATGAATCCAAAAAATGGTGAAATAATTGTAATGCTTTCATATCCTTATTTTAATCCTAATAACTCACCCATCGCAAACATGGAAAATTTTAAAAATAAAATCATTACCGATGCGCATGAGCTTGGGTCCGTCATGAAAGTTTGTGCTGCTCTTGCAGCACTTGAAGAAGGAGTTATAACACCTGACGAGTTAATTGATTGCAAAAGTAGTCTCACAACGCAAATAGAGGGGCGAACTATTAATACGGTTAAAGCACACGGTATTATTCCATTTACTGATGTTATTGCATTATCAAATAATATCGGTATTGCTAGTGTTGCAAAGCGATTAGGGACTAAATTGTATGATCATTACCAACGATTAGGGTTTGGAAGTAAAACAGGAATTAAATTTTCTGGTGAAAATTCAGGATTTTTAAATCCACCAGAAAAATGGTCAAAGCAATCTATTATTTCACTTTCCTATGGCTATGAAGTTTCAGCTACTATTCTTCAACTTGCATGTGCTTTTTGCATTATTGCAACAGGATATAAAATTACACCAACATTACTTTGTTCTAATTTTTTACTAGGCAAAAAGCTTTATTCAGACACAACATTAGCTGCGGTTAAAAATATATTAGAAAAGACTACATTGTATGGTACGGCACAAAAGGCTGCAATTAAAGGATACCGCATTATGAGTAAAACAGGTACAGCAAATATGCTCATTGATGGTAAGTATAGCACTGAAAAAAATATTTATTCCTGTGCAGGAATCATTGAAAAAGATGACTATCAACGCGTAATTGTAACATTTGTTAAAGACTCACAACAAAAGGATATATATGCTTCAACAGTAGCTGTACCCTTGTTTGAATCAGTGGCAGAGCGTATGCTTATTCATGATGAAGTAATTTCTTAAGGAGACAATAATGAACAATTCAAATTCTTGTTTTATTCCAGCTGATGTTCCAGAAAAAAAACATGATATATTTATAAAAAACTATACTACCATTACCCGTCAAACTGATCGTCTATTTTTATTTTCATGTGATCATAAAATAGAGCATCTTAACAATGATTTCTACGGGCCAGAAATTAATACACAAGCTCTCCACCCTGAACATTTTTTTCGCATTGCTTCCCAAGGAAACATTGGTGCAATGGCAACACATCTTGGGCTCATTGCGCGATATGCAAAACAGTATACAACTATAAATTATATCGCAAAACTCAACGGAACCACAAATATTGTATCACATGAACAACGAGACCCACATGATGCTCTTATGTGGACGGTTAATGATGTTATTTCTTTACAAAATAATAATAACAAAATTACTATTGCTGGTATTGGTATTACTATTTATCTTGGTAATGAATACGAATCGCAACATCTTTCTCAGGCAGCTCATACCATTATGCAAGCGCATAGTGAAGGATTGGTTGCTATTGTCTGGGTTTATCCGCGTGGTAAAACAATCTGTAATGAAAATAATGCTAATCTTATTGCAGGAGCTGCTGGTGTTGCAGTATCATTAGGTGCTGATTTTGCAAAAATTAAGGCTCCAGAAAGTACAGAAATATTAACAAGTGCTCAGGCGTTGAAAATTGCTTCTGCTGCAGCGGGAAACACGAAAATTATTTGCTCAGGAGGCTCAATGATTGGAACACACGAATTTCTTGCTCATTTATATGATCAAATTCATATTGGTGATGCCTTAGGAACAGCAACTGGACGTAATATTTTTCAACGTTCTCTTGCTGAAGGAATAGCCCTTACTCACGCAATTTCCGCTATTGTATATGATAATGTTGATCTTAAATCAAGTATTATACTTTTAGATCAATTGTTATCAAAAACGATCTAACACGATATGCTCTTGAATTTATCCTAATCCTGTCCTAAGCTAGAGACAAAAAAGGATATTGTGCATGAAAAAATATATCGCGCTTTTGTCTATTTTTATTTTAACGCCAGGCATACAGGCTAAGCGTGAAGTAACAGCGCATTCATTTATGTATACTAAACCAGGGTATTATGATGTTGTTATGGAGCAATCATTATGGCATGATGTTGCATATAATAAATCACATCCATTCAAGGCGGGATTACAAGCGATTCCATTTTTTCAGCAGTCTAAACCTCTCAATAAAAATGCACGATATTTTCTCATGAATAACAAAACTGAACTTCTTGTATCTGGTGACAGCAATACTGCCGATAAAGAAATAAGAGATATACGCGCCGAATGGATAAATTTGCCAAGCAACTTTCGAGGTATACTGTCTATAAATCCAAAGCAACAACAAAAAGGATGTATGTTTGAATATCATCAAGATCTGCAATGGTTTGATATTCCTTTTTTACGAGATATGTACATTACTGTTTTTATGCCAATTTCTGAAACACATAACAGTATAAATCTTACACAAACAGATGTTATCAATGAAGGAAGTTCTTTTCCCCACAATATAATAGAGGCATTTAATCAACCAACTTGGTGTTTTAGTCGAATAAGTAATAAAAAAAAACGTATTGGGGTAGCAGAAATACGATTAAAAATTGGTACATCATATATATCCGAGGAATATTTTCAACTTAATTATTATACAGTTCTTGCTATTCCTACTGGTAATAAACAAAATGGTAAAACAATGTTCCAAGCGGTCAATGGAAATAACCATCATTTAGGAATTGGCGCAGGAATTAATATACAAGCACCACTAAACCGTGTTCTTACTGATTATGCGTGGTGTTTTTTTCTTGATCTTGAATCAGTTATCTTAATCAGAAACAAACAATATAGAACTTACGATTTATTTGGCAAACAGTGGAGTAAATTTCTTCTTGTTAACAAAAAAAATTCTGACGAAACAACCATTCCGCTAACTACCAATTTACCTGGTGTTAATTTCTTAACACAAAAAATTACCGCTAAGCCATTCAATGTCGTTGATTTTGCTCTTGGATGGCGACTAAACACTCATCAGTTTGAGGCAGAAATCGGTTATGGTATTTGGGGACATGGAAACGAAAGAACTAATCTTGATCAACCGTTTACAGAGGTTTTTGGTATTGCAGGAAGTGCTCCTGGTAAAACGGCGAGTAAAAGTACTATTGCATTTCAAGCAGATGATGACGATGATTTTGTACCGATTAATAAAAGTGATTTTAATCCACAATCGGGTGAAAGTTTTGGAGGATTTACTCAACGAGCATTTATGAGTATTGGATGGATTAATAAAGGAAATGTAGCTGATACTATTTTAGGTACAGGTTGGTCTGTTGATGTTCCATTTCATAATTCTTTTTTACAATTATGGAAGATATGGATAAAACTATCAGCAATATTTTAATGCTAAATATGCGATAATGAATGATATAATACTGCCTGTGTATTTTAAGATATATGGTATAATAATTTTATTGTCATTAGATTGATCTACCAGCAACTTTCTTGCTCTTTCTTTATTAGGTTGATCTACCAGCAACTTTCTTGCTGTTTCTTTATCCATACCAAAAGAATAATTATATGATTGCTGAATAATGTCATAGGCTGTTTCATTTTCATTGTTTTTTATAGTTGTATCTGCTTTATATTTTAGGAACAATTTAATAATCTCTATTTGTTTATCTTCATCTCTGTAATATTTTTTATTTGCTGCAAGCATAAGTGCCGTATTACCATTTTTGTCTTGTATATTTAGATCAGCCTTTGGAAGCAATAAGAGGATAATATCTTCTTTTTCACTTTTTATCGCATACATAAGCGCTGTGTCATGATTTTCATCTTTTATATTAACATTAATATTTTCATTATTAAGTAGAAGTGTAACAATCTTTTCATTGTTAGAATTTACATGATGTAGTAAAGGTGTTGTACCCATATTATTTCTTATATTTATATCTGCTCCATGATTGAGAAGTAGTGAGATCATAGATTCATTTTTAGCGTACATAAGAGCTGTGTTGCCATCTTTATCTTGCATGTTAATAG
Coding sequences:
- the hisS gene encoding histidine--tRNA ligase; translated protein: MIPRIKGTQDFIDCTLFNFIIDTVKKHLINYHFTEIQTPILESVDLFHRSLGLETDVVSKEMFLIESRHKNSEDRICLRPEGTAPTVRAFNEHHIDITPWKVFSYGPMFRYERPQKGRFRQFHQVTMEIIGSGAISEDVQFIAMLDCFFHEILKINDYALIINFLGCAQDRENYLIILKNFMDKSTIEENICEQCKERKERNIMRIFDCKNSTCQEIYRTAPYIADAMCNCCIQEWQELQKQLCALSISYTYQPTLVRGLDYYNKTVFEFVSKNIGGQDTFCGGGRYNQLVKQLGGSQDKPAIGAAFGIERLMLLLEPVRDNLDIPQPPVLHIIIPISPAQHTSALLLAHQLHAHNLCIDVLFEGSMKSMMRKVNKSGAAYALIIGEIEEQNCTVAVKNMVTGVETSIPRNDLVATLCTIRN
- a CDS encoding penicillin-binding protein 2, yielding MIQNFKARSTVIFFLFILAYLLISINLYVIQIKHHDYYKKLAKQQYHVTITQTPPRGVIYDRTGRNYLAMNKDYLAAFILPTQLTNKQKTLHFLDTHFPCAMKRFEHNKNKSFMFIKRRLSLQEIEIITTENNPDIFLLSEAGRYYPLPSASPMIGLTNVDNKGLLGIELLYDSMLAGKPTTCHLEKDARSGYFYFKKETTVQGNDSNPLQLTIDADLQFLAQEAVEATVEKFNAKEAAVLIMNPKNGEIIVMLSYPYFNPNNSPIANMENFKNKIITDAHELGSVMKVCAALAALEEGVITPDELIDCKSSLTTQIEGRTINTVKAHGIIPFTDVIALSNNIGIASVAKRLGTKLYDHYQRLGFGSKTGIKFSGENSGFLNPPEKWSKQSIISLSYGYEVSATILQLACAFCIIATGYKITPTLLCSNFLLGKKLYSDTTLAAVKNILEKTTLYGTAQKAAIKGYRIMSKTGTANMLIDGKYSTEKNIYSCAGIIEKDDYQRVIVTFVKDSQQKDIYASTVAVPLFESVAERMLIHDEVIS